Genomic window (Streptomyces cadmiisoli):
GCCCGAAGGACACGACGTTAATTCGTTCGTGCAAGAAAACGGTTATGACGCACTAAAGGAGTTGATCGGTGTATAAGGTCGGGGACATTGTCCGCTATCAGGGAGTCGAATTCACCATCGTTGAAATTGACGAAACCGATAAGACATTCCCTTACCGAATAGAGGGCGGCGAGAATTACGCCGGTTTGTGGGTCGGGGATAAGGACGTTACCCGCCTTACACGGCCGGACACCGTTGGGGCCAACCTGGTCCACGGGGAACGCTATGAGTCCTACGGGGATCCGGACGTGTCCTTTAGCCGCATCTCAAAGCTATGGTCCGCCCACCTGGGCGTAGACATCAGTAAGCGGGATGTCGCCCTAATGATGATTCTGCTTAAGGTGTCGCGTGAAAAGAGCGCACACAAGGAAGACAACCTAGATGACATTGAGGGCTACGTTCACTGTGCCCGAATCCTTAAGGAGGAAAATGCTGTTTCCTAGGCAGTCGCATTCGTGCGAGGAAGGCGCCACGGACGTTATAACCGTCGCGGAAAGCACTTACGACCATGACTCTGTCTACGTGACCGCATCCGAGCACAACGGTGCGGGAGTCATGACCCATCACATCGGATTCTTCCTGGCCCCTCGTGAGGCTGTCGCTTTCGGTTTCCGCCTCATGCGGGAGGGCCTTTCCAAGATGCACAGCGAAAGGGTCAGCTAATGGCGCGAATCACGACGGAAACGCTAACCGTCGGAAAGCTTCAGGTGTGTTTTCAGTACAACCATTCAACCGGCCTCCGGTCGGTAACCGTACTGGATTGGAATAGTGACGAAATTGATTACGACCATATCACTAGTTATGAGGCCGCCGGTTTGGCGGATTTCTTCGGGAGGCCAACAAGTTGAAGCATGACGCTAAGAACCCTTACACGGTAGTCCTCATCCCTGACACTCACGTGCCGGAGCATCACACCAATGCGGTCAAGAACATTGGGGCATTCCTTAAGGAGACTAAGCCTGCCGGTGTTGTGCACACGGGAGACTTCCTGAACCTTGATGCCCCTAGCCGCTGGTCTAAGGGAACCATCAACGAATTCGCGGGGGGAGTGCACGAAGAACGGGAAGCCGGTAAGCGCGTCCTAGACTTTTGGCGCTCTAACCATGACGGATACTTTGGCTTCCACCTCGGTAACCATGACATCCGCATTAGCGCATACCTCCAAAAGTATGCCCCCGCCGTGGCGGGAATGCCGGAATGGGAATACGACAGGCTCCTAGACTTTGACTCCTTCGGTATTGAGGTTCGGGACAGTATCCATAAGGTTGCCCCGGGATGGGTCACCACCCATGGGGACAACAAGGAAATCCGAATGGCGCAAGAGGCGGGCCGCACGGCCCTTAACGCTGCCACGGTTTACGGAAAGAATGTGGTGTGTGGTCACACGCACCGTGCCGGTATTACCGGCAAGAGCCACGGTTACGCTGGGGCCATGATTCCCCGCTGGGGAATGGAAATCGGCCACATTACCGACATGCGTAAGGTGGCTTACCTTTCGACTGGTTACGCTAACTGGCAAATGGCTTTCGGTCTACTGCACATTTCAGGTAACCGTGTTCAGCCGGAAGTCATTTTCATGGCAAACGATGGCTCATTCCTTTACGGAGGCATGCGGTTTGAGAACGGCAAGATTGGAAAGGTTTCAAAGTGACTTACGACCCCCAGGATTATGTAAACCTTGCCCGGTCGGTTGCGCGCGGTTTCGCGCGTGACTGGCCCGGTATTGACGCCGAAGATTTGCACGGCGAGCTGTCGCTTAAGCTTGTTGAAAAGCGTCATTTCTTTGAAAAGACTACCGGTAACCTTAACGGCACCGTAGGTGCCTACCTTCGAAAGTATGCGCAAGAGTATTGCGCTAAGGAACGTTACCGGGCCGTTTACGGTACCCCGCACTACCTGTATGGCAGTGAAGAGGTAGCGGAGCTGCTGGGCACCTACTACCTTCCCCGGGATGCTTGGGCGGAGGCCGGTTCAACCGTCCAGTACGGGCGGGAAAAGGCCCGCGACGGGCAGGCTACGGTGACGGCCCTCATAGACCTTGATTGCGCGTATCAGGGCCTCACAGACACTCAGCGGGAGGTTCTGCGAGAGCACTGGGAGTACGGCCCCCAGGAGGCCGCACAGCGTGCCGGTATCAAGCTTCCGTCATGGTCTAGGGCCCACTCTCGCGCCGTGGCCCGACTCAGGGACCTTATGAACAATGAGCGGCTAACCGCTATCGACGCACATGACGGGCCCGGGGCCCGTACAGCCATCAGTAACGAATCCGCCCGTAGCCTCGCTAACCGATAGGAGACAAAACCTTGAAGACTGGTAACACCCCTGCCTGGATTTACAACCCCAACATTCCCCGACCGCCTAAGGGCGATAAGCCTGGAAAGGTGGCCGCTATCATCGCGGCTATCGTCGTGACCATTCTCGTCATTGGTGCCGTTGCGCTGTGGCTTAGCGTTATCGCGTTCGCGTTCGCTGCCCTTTTCAGCCTGTCTTTCAGTGAGGCTATTGCTGCGGCATTCCTCTTCAACCTGTTTATTGCCTGCCAGGGCAGCACTAACCGCAAGTAAGGAGTACAAAATAACTACCGACATTAAGTGGGGTCCCACTGGGGAAACCGTTTATACCCGCACCTATTCCCGTCCTAAGCCGGACGGCAGTAAGGAAACGTGGCCGGAAACCGTAAACCGTGTGGTGGACGGTAACCTTTCCCTTGTTGACCCTAAGCATATTGAGCCGGGGGAACGGGAAGACCTGATTAAGTTTATGACGGATTTCAAGATTCTTCCGGCCGGACGGCATCTCTGGGCCTCCGGCGTTAAGGGCAGACAGTATCTTTTTAACTGTCACATTGCCCCCTGGGACGCTAAGCGTCCGGAACGGCATTTCTCCTTTGTATTCCTCCGCCTCATGGAAGGCGGGGGCGTAGGGTCCAACTATTCCGATGACCGCCTAAACGGATACCCGGATATCGCTAACGTCCTAGACATTCACATTGTGTGTGATCCGGAGCATGCGGATTATCCGGCCCTAAAGGAGGCCGGTCTACTGTCCACCACCTACACCCCGGATTGGGTCGGGGCCTATGAGGTGGAAGACTCGCGGGAAGGTTGGAGCACTTCCCTAGAGCATCTGATTAAGGACGCCTATAACTGGGATCTCAGGCACCGTGCCCGGGTGTTTGACGTGTCCCGCGTGCGGCCCTCCGGGGCCCGCCTGAAGGCTTTTGGTGGGCGGGCCTCCGGGCCCGTTCCCCTTG
Coding sequences:
- a CDS encoding metallophosphoesterase, with the protein product MKHDAKNPYTVVLIPDTHVPEHHTNAVKNIGAFLKETKPAGVVHTGDFLNLDAPSRWSKGTINEFAGGVHEEREAGKRVLDFWRSNHDGYFGFHLGNHDIRISAYLQKYAPAVAGMPEWEYDRLLDFDSFGIEVRDSIHKVAPGWVTTHGDNKEIRMAQEAGRTALNAATVYGKNVVCGHTHRAGITGKSHGYAGAMIPRWGMEIGHITDMRKVAYLSTGYANWQMAFGLLHISGNRVQPEVIFMANDGSFLYGGMRFENGKIGKVSK
- a CDS encoding DUF6378 domain-containing protein produces the protein MYKVGDIVRYQGVEFTIVEIDETDKTFPYRIEGGENYAGLWVGDKDVTRLTRPDTVGANLVHGERYESYGDPDVSFSRISKLWSAHLGVDISKRDVALMMILLKVSREKSAHKEDNLDDIEGYVHCARILKEENAVS